From a single Brassica oleracea var. oleracea cultivar TO1000 chromosome C5, BOL, whole genome shotgun sequence genomic region:
- the LOC106293577 gene encoding uncharacterized protein LOC106293577, translating to MVSEAVSKMESPPLIGPRISFSADLSDGGDFICISPVICKELEKGSVKVSDFEFLSENVTPQRMHTADELFSEGKLLPFWQAKHSEKLKNVNLKTNEEEEQSRNGEVTMMKSRDQESNRVSWFIDEDPSPRPPKCTVLWKELLRLKKQRNSASSSVRTVSSLSPSSSTSSSSSLEREEREKEGKRGKKGLERTRSASMRIRPMIHVPVCTPSKSSVPLPPLFPLSLKKNRAEKRT from the coding sequence ATGGTCTCAGAGGCGGTTTCGAAGATGGAATCACCACCGTTGATTGGACCTCGCATCTCATTCTCAGCTGATTTATCCGACGGTGGAGATTTCATCTGCATCAGCCCTGTAATCTGCAAAGAGCTAGAGAAAGGGTCAGTGAAAGTCTCTGACTTTGAGTTCTTGTCGGAGAATGTGACTCCACAGAGGATGCACACCGCCGACGAGCTCTTCTCCGAAGGAAAGTTGCTTCCTTTCTGGCAAGCGAAGCACTCGGAGAAGCTTAAAAACGTTAACTTGAAGACCAACGAAGAAGAAGAACAGAGTCGTAACGGCGAAGTGACGATGATGAAGAGTAGAGATCAGGAGAGTAACAGAGTGAGTTGGTTTATAGACGAAGACCCATCTCCTCGTCCTCCTAAGTGCACTGTTCTCTGGAAAGAGCTTTTGAGGTTAAAGAAACAGAGGAACTCCGCTTCTTCTTCGGTGAGGACTGTGTCTTCTTTGTCTCCGTCTTCTTCCACGTCATCATCGAGCTCGCTCGAGAGAGAGGAGAGAGAGAAAGAAGGGAAGAGAGGTAAGAAAGGGTTAGAGAGGACGAGATCGGCGAGTATGAGGATAAGGCCGATGATTCATGTCCCTGTTTGCACTCCTTCTAAATCCTCTGTTCCGCTGCCTCCTCTGTTTCCGCTTTCTCTTAAGAAAAACAGAGCAGAGAAACGCACTTGA